ATGACCTGATATTGCAATTGCAAGACTCGGTCTACAGAAGCCAGCGCATCGACATCACCGACAAAGTGATCAAAGTGCTTGAGAGCGAATGATAAAAGCACAGCCGGTATATTCCGATCTGGGCTGCAAGGCTAAAAAGGAAAATAAAATGAGCACCATGAACATTCACGAAATCTTGAAATACTTGCCGCACCGCTACCCGATTTTGCTGGTCGACAAGGTTATTTCGCTCGAAGCGGGCAAGGATATCGTCGCGTTAAAAAACGTTTCGATCAACGAACCGTTTTTCTCCGGACACTTTCCCCACTATCCGGTCATGCCGGGTGTTTTAATCGTCGAAGCGCTGGCGCAGGCGGCCGCGTTGCTGACGCTCAAAACCGAGAACGCCGTCAATAAAACCGACTCGGTTTATTATTTTGTCGGCATCGACGGTGTGCGCTTCAAAAAACCGGTCTTGCCTGGCGATCAGTTGATTCTGAAAGTGACCATCGAACGCCAGATCAAAGGATTATGGAAGTACTCCGCACGCGCCGAAGTGGATGACCAACTCGTCACCGAAGCGCAACTGATGTGTACCGCAAGAGCGGTATAACCCGTCCCGTTACGATTGCTGCCGTTCGCCGATAGCAAAACACTCGTCTGCGGCGTCGACGAAGCAGGCCGCGGACCGCTCGCCGGTCCGGTATACGCAGCCTGCGTGGTGCTGAATCCGGCTCACAACATCGCCGGTTTAGCCGACTCTAAGCAACTCAGTGAAAAGCAGCGTGATTCTCTTGCGATTGAAATCAAACGCCACGCACTGGCTTGGGTGATCGCATCCGCCACCGTCGAAGAAATCGACCGCATCAATATTCTGCAAGCAAGCCTGCTGGCCATGCAGCGCGCCGTGCAAAGCCTGCCTTTCCTGCCTGAACGGGTGCTGATCGACGGCAAGCACAGTCCGCGTCTCGATTGTGACGTGCAAACCATCGTCAACGGCGATCGTTTAATTCCTGAAATTTCGGCCGCATCGATCCTGGCCAAAACCGCACGCGACGCCGAAATGCTGCGATTACACCAAATTTACCCGCACTACGGTTTCGACCGGCATAAAGGCTACCCGACCAAAGCGCATTTCCAAGCCTTGCAACAGCACGGCGCTTGTGAAATTCACCGGCAAAGTTTTGCACCGGTAAGAAATACCGGCTCCAGGGCAATCGAGCGAGAGCCGATCACAGCACCGCTAACTCCCACGCTGGATTTGTTTGATCAGTAACTGCATATCGTTCGACAGTCGCATATCAAATCCCTGGCACAAAAGCCGCTGACATTGCCGGTGAACATGCAGCGCCTGACCGGGTTGATCAAGCGTTATGAATGACTCATCAATTTTTGGACATTTAAGCAATAACTAAAAGTGGTCAAACTTTAGATTTTCTTCGCTCCGATCTACAGCTCAATTCCTGTGCTACAATGTGCTATATGCAATGATGCACTGAATTCTAATTCATTTTCAATTCGCTATATGCTTCTCGATCATGAAAAACTGAATGCGCTGATTCTCAGGATTTATGATGCTGCGCTGGATGATGAGCAATGGTCGTTGTTGATACGTGACTTGACTCGCCTCTTCAATGCAGAAGATAGTATTTTGTTTGGATCACCGGATATCGGTAATGATCGAAT
The nucleotide sequence above comes from Gammaproteobacteria bacterium. Encoded proteins:
- the fabZ gene encoding 3-hydroxyacyl-ACP dehydratase FabZ, which gives rise to MSTMNIHEILKYLPHRYPILLVDKVISLEAGKDIVALKNVSINEPFFSGHFPHYPVMPGVLIVEALAQAAALLTLKTENAVNKTDSVYYFVGIDGVRFKKPVLPGDQLILKVTIERQIKGLWKYSARAEVDDQLVTEAQLMCTARAV
- the rnhB gene encoding ribonuclease HII, with protein sequence MLPFADSKTLVCGVDEAGRGPLAGPVYAACVVLNPAHNIAGLADSKQLSEKQRDSLAIEIKRHALAWVIASATVEEIDRINILQASLLAMQRAVQSLPFLPERVLIDGKHSPRLDCDVQTIVNGDRLIPEISAASILAKTARDAEMLRLHQIYPHYGFDRHKGYPTKAHFQALQQHGACEIHRQSFAPVRNTGSRAIEREPITAPLTPTLDLFDQ